The proteins below are encoded in one region of Pseudomonas ekonensis:
- the cobJ gene encoding precorrin-3B C(17)-methyltransferase has translation MTPMPPAIVILGQGSLATARRIQQVYPAAQILGLAGRVDGADRTYTEFGDTVRGLYRQGTPIVALCAAGIVIRTLAPLLLEKGEEPAVLAVAEDGSAVVPLLGGLGGVNVMAREIAAGLEVAAAITTSGELRFGTCLLNPPEGYVLSDLESGKRFVSDLLAGHRVRIEGAAPWLDQAQLPQDPQAQRSIHVGSDAQAVSADELRIYPRSVAVAVAVNGEGAQSIRAALQAADVALQSLACLVAADEHMSDPVLRETALELGVPLRFVAAAHDIAGLARGAVPGAKVIEVSSRMAVAVAGQPLDIAQIGRPRGRLAVIGLGPGAAELMVPAVKAELARATDVLGYETYVRMAGPFRDDQIRHCTDNREEMQRARHAFRLAAEGRSVIVVSSGDPGVFAMAAAVLEALHESNDPAWHSVELEILPGVSASLATAAQAGAPLGHDFCVMSLSDNLKPWSIIEKRLDLAAEADLALAFYNPISRARPWQLGRALEIVARHRTPQTPVVLGRDIGRPGQTLRTTTLGVLTPDQVDMRTMVLIGSSTTCTFPRAEGGEWVYTPRWYGEKPTS, from the coding sequence ATGACTCCCATGCCTCCAGCCATCGTTATCCTCGGCCAGGGCAGCCTGGCCACCGCCCGGCGCATTCAGCAGGTCTACCCGGCGGCGCAGATCCTGGGCCTGGCCGGGCGGGTCGACGGCGCCGACCGCACCTACACCGAATTCGGCGACACCGTGCGCGGGCTGTACCGGCAAGGCACGCCGATCGTCGCCCTGTGCGCGGCGGGCATCGTCATCCGTACCCTGGCCCCGTTGCTGCTGGAGAAGGGCGAGGAGCCTGCGGTGCTGGCCGTCGCCGAAGACGGCAGCGCCGTGGTGCCGCTGCTGGGCGGCCTGGGCGGCGTCAACGTCATGGCCCGGGAGATCGCGGCCGGCCTTGAGGTCGCGGCGGCGATCACCACCAGCGGCGAGCTGCGCTTCGGCACCTGTCTGCTCAATCCGCCGGAAGGCTACGTGCTGAGCGACCTGGAGTCCGGCAAACGCTTTGTCTCCGATCTGCTGGCCGGGCACCGCGTGCGCATCGAAGGCGCTGCGCCGTGGCTGGATCAGGCGCAGTTGCCGCAGGATCCCCAGGCGCAGCGCTCGATCCATGTCGGCAGCGATGCGCAGGCGGTGAGCGCCGATGAATTGCGGATCTATCCGCGCAGCGTGGCGGTGGCGGTGGCGGTGAATGGCGAAGGCGCGCAGAGCATTCGCGCCGCACTGCAAGCGGCCGATGTGGCGTTGCAGTCGCTGGCTTGCCTTGTCGCCGCTGACGAGCACATGTCGGATCCGGTACTGCGCGAAACCGCGCTGGAACTGGGTGTGCCGCTGCGTTTTGTCGCCGCTGCGCATGACATCGCCGGGCTGGCCCGCGGGGCCGTCCCTGGCGCGAAGGTCATTGAAGTGTCCTCGCGCATGGCCGTCGCCGTGGCCGGCCAGCCGTTGGACATCGCGCAGATCGGCCGCCCGCGCGGCCGCCTCGCGGTGATCGGCCTCGGCCCCGGCGCCGCCGAGTTGATGGTGCCGGCGGTGAAGGCCGAACTGGCCCGGGCCACCGACGTGCTTGGCTACGAAACCTATGTGCGCATGGCCGGTCCGTTCCGCGACGATCAGATCCGGCACTGCACCGACAACCGCGAAGAGATGCAGCGCGCCCGTCATGCGTTCCGGCTGGCGGCCGAGGGGCGTTCGGTGATCGTGGTGTCGTCCGGCGATCCGGGCGTGTTCGCCATGGCGGCGGCGGTGCTTGAGGCGTTGCACGAGTCAAACGACCCGGCGTGGCACAGCGTCGAGCTGGAAATCCTGCCGGGGGTGTCCGCGTCCCTCGCGACGGCTGCCCAGGCCGGCGCGCCGCTGGGGCATGACTTCTGCGTGATGTCGCTGTCGGACAACCTCAAGCCGTGGTCGATCATCGAGAAGCGTCTGGACCTGGCCGCCGAAGCGGATCTGGCCCTGGCGTTCTACAACCCAATCTCCCGCGCACGTCCCTGGCAGTTGGGCCGTGCGCTGGAGATCGTCGCCCGGCACCGCACGCCGCAGACGCCGGTGGTGTTGGGGCGCGACATCGGCCGTCCCGGCCAGACCCTGCGCACCACCACGCTGGGCGTGCTGACGCCGGATCAGGTTGACATGCGCACCATGGTGCTGATCGGCTCTTCCACCACGTGCACGTTCCCTCGGGCCGAAGGCGGGGAGTGGGTCTACACGCCGCGCTGGTACGGTGAAAAGCCGACCTCGTGA